Proteins from a genomic interval of Siniperca chuatsi isolate FFG_IHB_CAS linkage group LG10, ASM2008510v1, whole genome shotgun sequence:
- the adrm1 gene encoding proteasomal ubiquitin receptor ADRM1 isoform X2, translating to MSSGALFPSLVSGSRGSSSKYLVEFRAGKMTLKGNVVTPDKRKGTVYIQQSDDSLIHFCWKDRTTGNVDDDLIIFPDDCEFKRVNQCTTGRVYVLKFKAGSKRLFFWMQEPKTDKDDEHCRKVNEYLNNPPIPGTAGSGGGSGHELSALGGEGGLQNLLGNMSHNQLMQLIGPTGLGGLGLGALAGPGLANLLGSGGPATSSSSSSSRSQSAAATPASGAAPRLSSSQAPTTPVTPAASAVSPTSVAPSTPASAQTPVVPASVGSPASHQPIQLSDLQSILATMNVPASAAAQESAVDLASICTPEMMAPILTNAEVQQRLLPFLPSGESLLQSADEIQNTINSPQFQQAMSMFSSALASGQLGPLLSQFGLPAEAVDAANRGDVEAFARAMQGSKADSKEKKEDDEDMSLD from the exons ATGTCGTCAGGTGCTCtctttccaagtttggtgagcGGCTCTAGGGGAAGCTCCAGCAAGTACCTGGTGGAGTTTCGTGCTGGTAAAATGACCTTGAAGGGGAACGTAGTGACACCAGACAAACGCAAGGGCACGGTGTACATCCAGCAGTCCGACGACTCCCTGATTCACTTCTGCTGGAAGGACAGGACGACTGGGAATGTCGATGAT GACCTGATCATCTTCCCTGATGACTGTGAATTCAAGAGGGTGAACCAGTGCACCACCGGACGTGTCTATGTGCTGAAGTTCAAGGCTGGATCCAAGAGACTGTTCTTCTGGATGCAG GAGCCAAAGACTGACAAGGATGATGAGCACTGTCGTAAAGTGAATGAGTATCTGAATAACCCTCCCATTCCTGGAACGGCAGGCAGTGGAGGCGGCAGTGGCCACGAACTCTCCGCACTCGGAGGAGAGGGAGGCCTGCAAAACCTGCTGGGAAATATGAGCCACAACCAGCTGATGCAGCTGATCGGACCAACAGGACTGGGAGGACTGG GTCTGGGAGCTCTAGCAGGACCTGGACTCGCCAACTTGCTGGGCAGCGGAGGACCAGCCACCAGCAGCTCCTCATCTAG ctcTCGTAGCCAATCAGCAGCAGCCACACCTGCATCAGGCGCAGCCCCCAGACTGAGCTCCTCTCAGGCCCCCACCACCCCTGTGACTCCCGCTGCCTCAGCTGTCTCCCCTACTAGTGTTGCTCCGTCCACACCAG CCTCAGCTCAGACCCCAGTGGTCCCAGCCTCGGTTGGAAGCCCTGCCTCCCACCAGCCCATCCAGCTCAGTGACCTTCAGAGCATCCTCGCCACCATGAACGTCCCAGCTTCGGCTGCTGCTCAGGAATCAGCGG TGGACCTCGCGAGTATTTGCACCCCGGAGATGATGGCTCCCATCCTGACTAACGCTGAGGTGCAGCAGAGGCTCCTGCCCTTCCTGCCCAGCGGAGAAAGTTTACTGCAGAGCGCTGACGAGATCCAGAACACAATCAACTCACCTCAGTTCCAGCAG gCCATGAGTATGTTCAGCAGTGCCTTGGCCTCCGGGCAGCTCGGCCCGCTCTTGAGTCAGTTTGGTCTGCCGGCAGAAGCTGTGGACGCTGCCAACAGAggag ATGTGGAGGCGTTTGCCAGAGCCATGCAGGGCAGTAAAGCAGACtccaaagagaagaaagaggacgACGAGGACATGAGTCTGGATTAG
- the adrm1 gene encoding proteasomal ubiquitin receptor ADRM1 isoform X1 has translation MSSGALFPSLVSGSRGSSSKYLVEFRAGKMTLKGNVVTPDKRKGTVYIQQSDDSLIHFCWKDRTTGNVDDDLIIFPDDCEFKRVNQCTTGRVYVLKFKAGSKRLFFWMQEPKTDKDDEHCRKVNEYLNNPPIPGTAGSGGGSGHELSALGGEGGLQNLLGNMSHNQLMQLIGPTGLGGLGGLGALAGPGLANLLGSGGPATSSSSSSSRSQSAAATPASGAAPRLSSSQAPTTPVTPAASAVSPTSVAPSTPASAQTPVVPASVGSPASHQPIQLSDLQSILATMNVPASAAAQESAVDLASICTPEMMAPILTNAEVQQRLLPFLPSGESLLQSADEIQNTINSPQFQQAMSMFSSALASGQLGPLLSQFGLPAEAVDAANRGDVEAFARAMQGSKADSKEKKEDDEDMSLD, from the exons ATGTCGTCAGGTGCTCtctttccaagtttggtgagcGGCTCTAGGGGAAGCTCCAGCAAGTACCTGGTGGAGTTTCGTGCTGGTAAAATGACCTTGAAGGGGAACGTAGTGACACCAGACAAACGCAAGGGCACGGTGTACATCCAGCAGTCCGACGACTCCCTGATTCACTTCTGCTGGAAGGACAGGACGACTGGGAATGTCGATGAT GACCTGATCATCTTCCCTGATGACTGTGAATTCAAGAGGGTGAACCAGTGCACCACCGGACGTGTCTATGTGCTGAAGTTCAAGGCTGGATCCAAGAGACTGTTCTTCTGGATGCAG GAGCCAAAGACTGACAAGGATGATGAGCACTGTCGTAAAGTGAATGAGTATCTGAATAACCCTCCCATTCCTGGAACGGCAGGCAGTGGAGGCGGCAGTGGCCACGAACTCTCCGCACTCGGAGGAGAGGGAGGCCTGCAAAACCTGCTGGGAAATATGAGCCACAACCAGCTGATGCAGCTGATCGGACCAACAGGACTGGGAGGACTGG GAGGTCTGGGAGCTCTAGCAGGACCTGGACTCGCCAACTTGCTGGGCAGCGGAGGACCAGCCACCAGCAGCTCCTCATCTAG ctcTCGTAGCCAATCAGCAGCAGCCACACCTGCATCAGGCGCAGCCCCCAGACTGAGCTCCTCTCAGGCCCCCACCACCCCTGTGACTCCCGCTGCCTCAGCTGTCTCCCCTACTAGTGTTGCTCCGTCCACACCAG CCTCAGCTCAGACCCCAGTGGTCCCAGCCTCGGTTGGAAGCCCTGCCTCCCACCAGCCCATCCAGCTCAGTGACCTTCAGAGCATCCTCGCCACCATGAACGTCCCAGCTTCGGCTGCTGCTCAGGAATCAGCGG TGGACCTCGCGAGTATTTGCACCCCGGAGATGATGGCTCCCATCCTGACTAACGCTGAGGTGCAGCAGAGGCTCCTGCCCTTCCTGCCCAGCGGAGAAAGTTTACTGCAGAGCGCTGACGAGATCCAGAACACAATCAACTCACCTCAGTTCCAGCAG gCCATGAGTATGTTCAGCAGTGCCTTGGCCTCCGGGCAGCTCGGCCCGCTCTTGAGTCAGTTTGGTCTGCCGGCAGAAGCTGTGGACGCTGCCAACAGAggag ATGTGGAGGCGTTTGCCAGAGCCATGCAGGGCAGTAAAGCAGACtccaaagagaagaaagaggacgACGAGGACATGAGTCTGGATTAG